GCAGGCCCTGGGTGAAGGTAATGGGTGCAGCCGGGTCTCCCGAAAAGGGAGCAGGGAGTATGGGCTCAGTACCCATAATGGGTGGTCCCACTGTCACAGCCTCatccagcatccctgtccccatcacaGCTCCCAAGTGCCTGTTCCCAAAGGAAAGTCGCTCCAATCCCAAAGCCACATCGCCAGACCCAAGGAAGAATTTTAGGGTGCAGAAGGGGTGACGGTGACCACCCtgccatgtccccatccccactcaCTTGATGACCGTGCTCTGGAAGTCCCGGCTGCGACGCCACTTGCGGATGCAGCCCACGCAGTATGCATGGCTGCAGTTTGGGAGGATCCCAAAGAACCGCTCCTCCGGCAGTGGCTTCTCGTACACCCGATCCATGCAGATGCCACACACCACGGCCTCACTCTGGGTCCTCAGTGCCATGGTGGGGACCAGGGCTGCCGCAGCATCCGGCTCCGTCAGGACCTGCAAGCAAAGCAGCACGGCGTGGCAACCCCCCAGCTCCATCATTGCCTCAGCCTAGGGGACCAACACGGGGTGATGGGGACTGCCTGGCTGCAGGAGACCCCCAAGCCCACCTCTGCAGGGTCAGTCCATGTAGCTGTCTCCACCACTGCCTCTCTGGGGTCAGGAGAATTTGGATCCAGCCCTTGCCCTTGCGGTTgggagcctgcaggcaggagagctctTAGAGGGGAAAAGCACATCCTGCTCCATCATCAAAGAGGCAGGCTGGCTGCTCGGAGAGCACAGGCTTAGCAGTTAAGGTCCCCACCCTAAAAAAGCTGCTAGGAGAGCTTTCCACAGCCCTAGCTGGGCCCTGCCCagagatggagggaggaggaTTTGGGTCAAGGGCAGACACATGCACAGGATGCTCCACCATGAGCGCCCCAGTATCCTCAGCACCCCTGGGCAGCCTTGCACCTACCTGAGGCACCCTGAGCTTGTGCAGGGACAAATTCTCCACCGATGGCCCCACGGGGGACGTTACCAGGTCCTGTAATATTctccttgtttttctcttcctcctcaacctTCATGCTTGCAAACTTGAAGGCCACGTGCGTcacagtggggacagggtggaCCAAGCCATGCTgggctcccccccagccctgggctgctgccgcAGGCACACGGCCAGGCTCCGAGCCCCAGCGGCTGGGGGGCACGGTGGGCACGGTGGGCATGGGGCCATAGCGGgtccccaccggcaccggctccTCTTGGATGTGCTCATAGCTGGAAGAGcccagggacagacagacagagggtCCCATGAGCCCAGCATGACACCTCCTGGCTCCCCGCCCATCCTTGTGGCCTCAGGCCCCCTCCTCACCCCTTACCTGCACTGCTCTCCGTAGCTGCAAAATCCCCTCTGGAAGTACTTGCAGATGTGGGCTGACTTTCTGTCATGCGAGAAGCGGCAGCTCTGGCCCCATCGACAGGATCCGCGGGCAAAATTCCTGCCAGCCAGAGAAGCCGCATGGCTGGGATCagcccccctccagccccgctccgccggcCCCGCGATCCCCCCTGGGTCCCAGCTTTGCCTGGATGGGGCCATATTTTCAGAGCCACCATGCTGGTGTCTGGGCTCAGGAGCCATCACAAGTTCAGAGCCCAGCGGGGAGCCAGAGCTCTCTCGGTCCAGCCTTATCTCCTGGCTAATTGCAAAGCAAATGAAGCGCAGGACTGAGCCGCTGCACAAGCCTGGGGgctctccccggggctgggggaaCGTGGAGACAAGCCGGG
The Harpia harpyja isolate bHarHar1 chromosome 19, bHarHar1 primary haplotype, whole genome shotgun sequence DNA segment above includes these coding regions:
- the LOC128154228 gene encoding probable E3 ubiquitin-protein ligase makorin-1 encodes the protein MEPGSLVASEALRAQGGYRRPLCSQEIRLDRESSGSPLGSELVMAPEPRHQHGGSENMAPSRQSWDPGGIAGPAERGWRGADPSHAASLAGRNFARGSCRWGQSCRFSHDRKSAHICKYFQRGFCSYGEQCSYEHIQEEPVPVGTRYGPMPTVPTVPPSRWGSEPGRVPAAAAQGWGGAQHGLVHPVPTVTHVAFKFASMKVEEEEKNKENITGPGNVPRGAIGGEFVPAQAQGASGSQPQGQGLDPNSPDPREAVVETATWTDPAEVLTEPDAAAALVPTMALRTQSEAVVCGICMDRVYEKPLPEERFFGILPNCSHAYCVGCIRKWRRSRDFQSTVIKACPECRVTSSYYIPHKYWVSDAGEKEKLIETFKARTGKMRCKFFVQNHGRCPFKSDCIYLHELPAGQLPRIPIEFSPSLESFDEEDDEICVLEWAVTLTEADFRYSRDGYEMLFNFSNSN